The nucleotide sequence TAATACTTCAATAAGAGTTTTTTGCTCGTCTTTTAAGTTATCCATGTCATCATATAAGTAAAGATCAGGATCTTGTTTACAGCTTATAAAAATAAGACAAAGCATAAACATCAAAATAAATTTATTTTTCATTTGCTTATAATATCATTTTCTCCCTAAAAGTACAATAAGGACTTAAAACCTTGTATCAAGAGGTCTTTGTTTTAAGGCCTTAGCTAAAAGGCTGTCCAAAAGATTTGAAAATTTTTGAATCTCTTTTTTTCCGAAAGAGTTTGTTTTTTCGGGAGCAAGGCCGTTGGCCTGCAGCTCATACATAAAATTCCGTGCAGATAGATAGGTATTTATGTTGTCGCGGGTAAAAATCGTCCCCCTGTCATTTATCACATAAAGCCCCTTATCTACCAAAAGCTTCGCCAAGGGAATATCCCTCGTTATAGCCAAATCGCCCTCAACCGAGTTTTCGGTTATGTAGAGGTCGGCAGCCTGCTCGGTGTTTTCGGTAACAACCATGCTTGCACCCTTAGGTATGGGTATTTCCCTGTTTGCCGCAAAGATTACGGGCAGCTTTAGACGTTCTCCGGCCTTAGCCGTAATTTGTCTTATTCTTACAGGGCATGAATCGGCATCTACCCAGATTTTCATATTACCTCATTGATTTTTTCGATCATCCTCATAGCGGATTTTTCCATGTCACAGGCCTTTTGGATAAGCTCTTGTGAATTTTGCCCTGAAAATTCTTCCTTGTACAGCTCATCGGTAACCAAAATACCTGTAAGAATGGCAAGTTTTAAAGGGTCGGAAACCTTAGAAGTTTGCTTCACTTGGTCTAAAACATTTAGATAGTGATTGTAAATTCGGCTTAGGTATTCATCGGTTTCATTGGCTTGAATGGCAAAGGAAGTTCCCAATACGTCGATATTTAATTGTCCTTTGCTCATTTTACCTAAAATATATCCATCTGTTTACTTGCATCGGAGGATTGTCCCAGTACATCATCAAGGTCTTTTTGAAGATTACCGGAAACGGGTTCTTCCGAAACAGGATCTGCAGCGGGAGCTTGTTGTGAAGAGGTTTTAGGAGAAGGCGTAGAAAAAGGCTCCGGTTTAGATCCGGCTGAAACAGGGGCTGCGGTTTCAAATTCAGAGGCCGAAGGCCTCGTTTCATGTTTTTTTGTATAAGAGGCATCTTCAAACGCACTTAATTGGTTAAGTGCGTTGATTATTCCTTCCTCGATCTTAGATTGGTCATCCTTAAAAACTATTATAAGCTTCTCCAATTCGGAAATTCGTCTATCTCTAGCTTCAATTTCCTTTTTTAGAGCATCTTTTTCGGTATGAAGGCTTTTTATCATCTGTACAGCTCTTTCTACCTTGTTTTCAAGGAGCCTTACCTGATCGAGATTGAGCATATCAGACTCCTAAGGCCTTTTTTGAAGCTTCCACAACAGCCTTAAAAGCGGTAGGATCTTCGATAGCCATGTTTGAAAGGGCCTTTCTGTTTAATTGGATTCCGGCCTTGTTCATTCCGGCAATAAAGCGAGAATAGGTAATACCCTCAGCTCTAACGGCTGCATTGATACGGGTAATCCATATCTGCCTCATATCGCTTTTTTTATCTTTTCGTCCTACATAGCTGTGAAGCAAGGCCTTTCGAACTGCATCGCGGGCAGCCTTAAAATTGGTACCGCGGCGGCCTCTAAAGCCCTTGGCTTGCTTTAATATAGCTTTTCTTCTTGTAATTCTTCTATCACTACTTGTTGATCTTGACATTATAAACTCCTGACTTCTATTTCAAATAAATTAACCGTAGGGTAATAGCTGCTTGCGCATCTTCATGCTGTCAGCCTCTGAAAGAATGGCCGATTTCTTAAGACGGCGTACCCGTTTTTGAGATTTTTTAGTCATAATATGACCCTTGTTCATCTGCTTGTATTTTACCTTACCGCTTGCAGTAAGAGAAAATCTTTTTTTAGCAGCTCTTTTACTCTTCATCTTAGGCATAAGTACCTCCAAAATTTATTATAAGCTTATTTTTTTTGTTTTGGACTCAATGTCATAGACATTGTCCGTCCTTCCATAGCAGGTTTTTTCTCGAGGGTACAGGCTTCTTCACCCCCCAGTTTTTCCAAAACCTTGTTTAAAACTTCATAACCGAGCTCAGTATGAGCAAGTTCGCGTCCCCAAAAACGCACGGTTACCTTTACTTTATCGCCGCCGTCAAGAAATTTTTTAATATGCGAGGATTTAAACTCAAGATCATGGTCGTGTATCTTAGGCTGCATTCTGATTTCTCTCATCATCTGCTGCTTTTGATTTTTCTTGGAGTCACGGAGCTTTTTCTCCATTTGAAATCGATATTTACCGTAATCTATTATTTTGCAAACCGGAGGCTTCGCGGTAGGTGCAACTTCAACAAGGTCAAGTCCGGCTTCTGCGGCCATTTTTACAGCCTCAATAGTGGGAACAATACCCGCTTGTTCTCCATTAACCCCGATTAACCTAACCTCTCTCACGCGGATTTGATCATTTATCCGCAAACCTTTTACTTCAGCCAACGATTCTCCTTCTGCACCCTTTCCTATCGGTGCGATATAATAAAATTTAGGGTTCATTATATCGAAAATAAAAAAAATAGTCAAGGCTAGGACGACGAAAAACTATATTGACAAAGTTGTAATTTTCGGTTAATATGTCGCCCATGTCTAACAATATGATATGCTTAAATTCGGAAATAAAAAGCGGAATCTTTTATACCGAAAAATCAAACGAGTTTACAGCTCTGGCAGAGCAAATAAGAGTCTACACTTCAAAAAAACGGACTATCTTGGATCCGAGAACAATAGTGTTTTTGAACATTATGCTTTCACTCATAACTACGATTTCTTCGTCTATTTCTGCAAATATTTTTATTTTTTTGGTGTCTTTGGGCATTGTATGCCTTTTTAAGATGTACAAAAAGGCAGTAAAATATATCTTCATATTCTTTTTAGCGCTCGCTCTTCCTTTTGCGATAAAAGCCCTGTCCGGCTTTCCCATACAGTTTTTGATTAACTCCGTTTCTCTTATTGCCATGGGTGTGCAAAAATTTTTACCCTTCCTTATGGCGGCAATGGTAATTTTTAACAAGGTGGATACAAAAAGCCTCGTAAGCTCTCTAAACAAAATGAAGCTCCCAAAGGGAATAATGCTCGGCTTTACGGTTGCTGTACGTTTTTTGCCTACCATAAAAAAAGAGATGACCATAATCACAAACAGCATGAAAATGAGAGGAATCGAAATAGGAACAAAAAATATCTTTTTTCATCCGATCCAAAGTCTGGAGTACGCCCTCGTTCCGGTTCTTTTTAGAGCAACCTCGCTTGCAGACGACATGACTGCTGCAGCCCTCGTAAAAGGAGCCGAATCCCCAAAAACTTCAGCAGAGCTTTTTAAAATCAAATTCGGAATAATCGATTATGTCTTTGCCCTATCATCCATTTTTGTTGTCGGTGCCGCAATCATATTCGACTTCGATTCCGTATTTATGAGGCTCTTTTAAAGGACGATAAAATGAATACGGCAGTAGAATTAAAAGATGTTTCTTTTATATATGAATCCTCAAAAGACGGAAGAGCAAATTTAAAAAAGACTTCTCTTAATATCAAAAAAGGAGAATTCTTACTTGTTACGGGCATAAGCGGCTGCGGAAAATCTACGCTGACAAAATGCATCAACGGCCTTATTCCTCGGTTTTACGAAGGAGAATTTTCAGGTTCCGTTTTTATCAATGAAAAAGATATTTCGAATTTCAGCATAGATGAAATTTCAAAAGATATAGGCTCGGTTTTTCAGTCTCCTAAGAGTCAGTTTTTTACAGATGACGTAATTTCGGAGCTCAGTTTTCCTTGCGAAAACTACGGAATTTCCCGCGATGAAATTATAGAAAGGATTGCCGAAGTTTGTTCCATTTTACATATCGAAAATCTTTTAACCGAAAAACTTGAGAGTCTCTCGAACGGGCAAAAACAAAAAATAGCTATTGCCTCGATTTTAACCTTAAGGCCTAAGATTATAGTCCTTGATGAACCCTCGTCCAATCTGGATTTTAACTCTATCCTTATCCTGTCCGATATTTTAAAAATTTTAAAACAAAGAGGCTTTACCATAATCATAGCGGAGCACCGCCTTCATTATCTAAAGGATCTTTTTGACAGAGTTATCTATATAAATGAAGGAAGTATACAAAGCGAATATAGCCGAGATGAATTTTTAGCCCTTACAAATACGGAGTTAAATTCTAAAGGCTTAAGAAGTTTACATCTTTTTACAAATGAAAATGAAGCGGAACCCATCGGCCATGAACCTAATAAATTTAACTCCGATACGGAAGCCGAAAAAATATGCAGCCTTTCGGATATTTCGTTTTCGTTTAAAGACGGAACCGAAATTTTAAACTCGGTTAACTTAGACCTTTACAAAAACGACATTGCCGCCCTTACCGGAAAAAACGGAGCGGGAAAAACAACTCTCGCAAAAATCATATCGGGTATTTACCGCCAATCTGCCGGAAGCATTAAATTCGAAGAAAAAATTTTAAACGAAAAGGAAAGAGTGAGCCGCACAAATTTTGTTCTTCAAGATGTTGAATATCAGCTTTTCGGTGCCGATGTTTTTTCAGAGCTTTTGATAGGAAACAAACAGCTTGAAAACGTAAACGAAAAAATAGAAAAAGCTTTAAAGAAGCTCAACCTTTACGATTATAAAGATGAGCATCCCTTTTCTCTTTCGATGGGACAAAAACAGAGGCTTATAATTGCTGCGACCTATGTTAGAGGCTGCCCGCTTACAATTCTTGATGAACCGACAAGCGGCTTGGATTACGGAAACATGGTCAGGGTGGGAGAACTTATCGAAGAGATAGCCGAGACTTCGGCAGTGCTTATAATAACTCATGATTTTGAATTTATCTCGAAGATATGCAACAGGTTAATTCTTCTAAAGAATAAAAAAATAGCCTTAGATTCAAGGCTTGAAAAAAACGATAAAAAACTGGAAAGTATTTTTTCCACATATTTATAAATTATGGAGGACTTTATGGAAAAGTCAAACAAATTTAAAACAAAGGATTTTGTTTTTATCGGAATAATGACCGTAGTTTATATTGCGGTCTTTATGGTCATAGGTTTTGTTACTGCGGCAATAAATCCCTTTTTACATGCCTTTTCGCCTGCTATCACCGGGCTTGTCGTCGGAACAATTTATTTGTTTTTGGCTATCAAGGTTCCCAAATTCGGTGTCTTTACGATCAGCCAGCTTTTACTCATTATGATTGTTTTGATTTTGGGAATGGGATATCTTCCATGGCTGATAGGTATGTTTATCGGAGCCTTGCTGGGCGACATAGCAGCCAATACCTCAAAGTATAAGAACAAGTATACGATAGCCATTGCAAGCGGCTTTATATGCTTGGGAAGTGCTTCAGGAGGCGTTATTCCGGTCCTCTTCTTTGTAGAGCATTATAAAAAATTCTGCTTTGAAAGAATGCAGATGAATGAAGCTCAGGTGGAACAAAGCATTGCAGCAAGCGCAGGATACCTCGGAGTCATTATCCTGATTGTGACATTTGTCTTGGGCTTTGCAGGAGTTCTTATAGGCTCCAAAATATTAGGAAAACATTTTAAAAATTCCGGAATAAAATAAGGCAAAGGTCAAACACCAAATTCAAATGTCAATTAAATAAACCGCGGCGGACGCAAAGAGCACAAGAGAAATTTAAAGATAATAATACTACGGCATCCTCAAATTTCTTTGCACTATTTACCAAGTTGTGCGGAAGCTCAACTCTCTCTGCGGTTTATTTATCAATCAGCCAATCTTTAATAGTGCGTTTTCCTTGTAGTACTCATAAGACCGGTAAACATAATAATAAGCATCAAACAAGCTCTTGACGATTCCCGTTTTTTTAAATATAATTTTTCTCAATAAAAAAACACGAGGAAAGTTATGTACATCAAAAAACTTATCGGAAAAAAATGTTATCTTGCCCCAATGAGGATTGAAGATGCGGAAAAATATGCTGTCTGGGCAAACGATCAGGAAGTGTCTGAATATCTTAACTTTGCTTCTTCGATTATAAGCCTTGAAGCCGAGCGCATTATAATCGATAGGATTTCAAAAGAGCATAATTACGCAATAGTAGATTCCGAGACAGATGAGCTTATAGGAAATATGGGGCTTATGAGTATCAATCATATAAATAGAACGGCTGAGCTCGGTATCTTTATAGGTAACAAGGCCTACTGGTCAAAGGGATACGGTACCGAGGCTATGCGCCTTCTCATAAACTATGCCTATCAAAAACTAAACCTACACAATATAACCTTAAATGTATATTCTTATAATGAAAGAGCTGTTAAGGCTTACGAAAAGGTTGGCTTTAAAAAAATAGGAGCAAGAAGAGGAGCTCTAATCCGTAATCGTAAAATGCACGACATAATCTTAATGGATATTATCCCTGAGGACTTTTACGCAAAGCATCCTGAGTTTGAAATAGTTTGATCTATAGATTGATTTATCGGAAAAACTTCTTAGAATAAGAGGCTATGAAAAAGCAAAAATTAAGCGGAGCTGAAGGCTTTGAAAGCTATTATCTTTCGATTTTTGGGGAAAGATGGCAGGGCTTAAAAGCCGCCCTTTTAGAAGAAAAGAAGCCGGAAGCTTACAGCGAAAACCTCATACAAAACTACTATTTGGATTATGCAAGCATTCAGGCGGCAAGAGCCACGCCTGTCCTTGAAGAAGGAAGCTGCCTAGACATGTGTGCCGCCCCCGGAGGGAAAACCTTAGTCCTTTTAAGCAGGATTAAAGAGAATGCCGAAATACAGGCAAACGAACTTTCTGCCGATAGACGGAACAGGCTTATAAGGGTTCTTGATGAACATTTAAGCGAAGAAACTCGAAAACGGATAAAGGTTTCTTCCTATGATGCTTCCCGAATGCCCCGCTACGGCCAAGAACTTTATGATAGAATTTTACTGGATGCCCCCTGCTCTTCCGAGAGGCATGTGCTCCAAAACGAAAAATACCTGAAACAGTGGACTGAAGCCCGCATAAAAAATTTAAGCCAAAGACAGTGGGCTCTTTTATCGGCGGCCTTTTTGCTTCTTAAGCCTAAGGGTTTTTTAGTTTATTCGACCTGTGCCCTCGCCGATGAAGAAAACGATTTTTTAATCGAAAAGCTTATAAAAAAGTATAAAGAAAAAGTAAGGCTTGAAGACAAGCTCGATAGCCTAGGCCCCATTTCCCCCGAAAAAACAAGATACGGATTCCGCTTTCTTCCCGATAAGGCGGATGGAACCGGGCCTATTTATTTTTCTCTTATTCAAAAGAATTAAGCTCATCTTCTATCCCGCGAAATTAAAATTAAGCGCAATAAGTTTGCCATAGCTGTGAGGGCTGAGGCCACATAAGTTAAGGCTGCAGCCGATAAAACTTTTTTTGCACCCTTAAGTTCTTCTTGGTTTAAAACGGCATTGTGTTCCAAGACTTTTAGAGCACGCCTTGAAGCGTCGATTTCAACAGGAAGGGTTATAAGATAGAATAAGACTGCACAAGCAAAAAGGATAATGCCTATGTTAAGAAGCAAATTCATTCTAAAGATAATACCTGCAAGAGCTAAATAGGGGCCGGCCGTTGAACCTATGTTTGCAACCGGCACCAAGGTGCTGCGTAAGACCAAGGGGCCGTATTTTTCCTTATCCTGAATGGCATGTCCGGTTTCGTGGGCAGCGACTCCTACAGCTGCTATCGAGGTCTTATCGTATACCGGATCAGACAAGCGTAAAACCTTGTGAGAGGGATCATAGTGGTCGCTTAAACTCCCCCCGATTCTTTGGATGCTTACATCAGAAATGGAATTTGATCTAAGCAGAAGAGCGGCAGCTTCCTTACCCGATATCTTCCTCATGGTCTGCACTTGGGAATATTTTGAAAAGGCAGACTTTACCTTAAATTGTGCATACAAGGATAAGAGCAAGGTCGGAACAACCAAAACCAAATAATAATAATCGAAATACATAAACACCTCCAAAAAATTTAGAATTTAACCTTGACTTAGAATTTGACCTCAACGAAGATGGGGTCTCTTACACAAAGTAACTCGGATAGGGGAATATCCACGGTTCCCTTATTTCCGTCTTTAGAAGAATAACCGAATGGCGTAATCTTGATGCTTTTAATTTTTTTAGGACAGGTAATAGAAACATGAAACTTCGATTTTTTTAGATCGGAGGCCAGCTTGTCTCCATAGGCAGCCTTAATAAGCTCTTCATATTCCGCAGTTCCTATAGGCTCACCCGTTATGGCCGGGGCCATTAACAGTTCTATATATTCCCTGTCGTCCTCGGAAAGCAAATTTACAAATTCTTTTATATTGTCGGGGCCTATACTCAAGGACAAAAGACCTGTCTTCATATCGGTTTTTACAAAAGAGCTTTCACTATCCATGTCCTTATTCATGATTTTTATTTTTGCATTTATACCCGCTATCGAATTGGTAGTCATGTTTAAAACTTTGATTCCCTTAGATTCGAGCTGCTGTTTTATTTCCTCAGTATTAAAGATAGAAGGGCTTTTAACCTTTTCTTCTTCGGTAAACTGAGCCGCATTTTCGAGAAGGGCATCTATTGTTTTCCCTGTTTGAATATCCAAGGTTACGACAACATCTCCCGATGCCTGAACAAAGACATCGGCTTTTGGAGCACATGCCGTCAAAGCAAGACCTACAATCAACACAAGCATAATGGTTTTAATATATTTCATTTTCACTTCTCCTATTTATTTATACCATATATAGATATAAAGTACAATAAAGTCAAAAAGTTTCAAAAGAAAAATAGGGTTTGCTTCATTTACAATACTAATTTACCATGCTATAATTTAAAAGTAAACACGTTTTTGGAGGAAAGAATGACAGCTTTTTATATAATTGCAGGATTGCTTGCGGTTTTCGGTATTTTAATTCATAAGTTTAAATTCTATTTTTTGATTGCAGGTTATAATATGATGAGCAAAGAGGAAAAAGAAGAATATAATGCCTCTTCCATAGGCAAACATGTAGGGCTTTGCCTCTATTTTCTTTCAGGCCTTTCCTTGACAGTAGGCCTTCTTTTCCGGTTTTTTCAAATGTCCAAGCAAACCGAAAAACTTGTAATAGCAGTATATGTAATTTTTACAATGATTACAGTTTCAATCCTCTTGATAAAAGAAAATAAAAAAAGACTAAACGAAGTTATCCCCTTTATTGTGTTTATAAATATTGTTATTCTGATTATTTTAGCTCTAGTTATTTTTATGGGGTAAACGCTATTTGAGCGCCATAAAAACTTGTTGAATTGTTTGAGATGTTCTTTAAATGTAAAGAAGAATTCGCAGAAAGAGGAAGATGGGGATTCTTTTTCTCAATCTTCTTGGCCTGCGTCTTCCTTAACATTATAGTTTAATGCAGAGTGTAGCTATATAGTCATTTCCATAACGTGATAATCTATTTCTTTTGTCACACGATTCATAAAAATCTATCATAGCGAGACCATTTTTAAGTTGTCCTCTAATCTGAGTTTCTAAGGTATGGCTAAATTCATATCCATATTCCGGATTTATGGTTATCTTGCCTTCCTCTTCAAGCTCTTTTGAATTAAAAGGTATTGAAAACTTTAAAAGTAATTCCTCATCGGGTTTGTCCCATACAATGTCAGCATCATACATGTATATCCAAGGATTCATAAATCCGACCATTAACAGTCCACCCTTTTTCAATACTCGAGAGGCTTCTTTATACATGTTTTCTAAATCTTCTATATATACATTTGAAACCGGATTAAAAATAATATCAAAAGTTTCATTTTCAAATGGAAATGGTTTTGTCATATCGCCTTGAACTGTGTTGATTTTTAAGCCTTCTCTTTTAGCAACCATATCATCTCTTTGTAATTGTGATTTAGAAAAATCCATTATGGTTACATCATAACCTTTTATAGCAAAAACCAGCCCCTGCTGTCCACCACCACAAGCTAAACCTAATATCTTTTTTCCGTTGGCTTTTTCAAACCATTCTTTCGGAACTTTTTTCCCAACAGTTAATGCAACAGAAATTGAATTATTTCTAACTTCTTCTAATTCTTCATGTGTCAATGGCTCAGTATAGTCATTTTTTACATTATTCCATCTATCTTCATTTAATTTTATATAATTGTTCATCTTATAATCTCCTCGTAATTTTATACTATTTCGATTTAAGTTGGATGTGTTGCCATTACATTTTTCTCACCTCTACAAATTCTAATTTGTTTTACTCGATGTTTGTAATATTATACCATTTTTTTAGCCAATTTGTACAGGTCTAATTCTTGCTTCTTTCCTGTGATAGTTCTCTGTTTTCTTGTTGCAATTTCTCTACTCTCTATGATTTTTAAGATTGATTTCATCTTTATTTCTTTGACTTGTTATTAGCTGATAAAATTCATCTTTGGTTAGATTTTTACTTTCTGTAAAGATACTTTCAAAGACTGCCCCTTTTTCATATATCCTTTTATCTCTCTTTTTTCGTTCTTCCTGTTTCTGCTGACTGATGAGCTTTTTCCTTTTGTTTTGTAACTGCTTGATTTCTTCATCTGCCATTAAGATTTTTTCTTCAATGTTTTTCATTTTCTCGTTTCCTCCCTTTCTAATTTTGAGTAAAGAAAAACAGTAAACCTTTTTTGATTTACTGTTCCTGTGGTAATTTTTATTAAGTTGTTAGTTCTACAAACTGGGATTTATCGAGCCGAATTTATCCACTGCTTTAGTTCCTCCGATAAGCGCTCATCAACTTCAATCCTCGTCTGCTTACACTCTTTAGGATACTGCTTTGCCTCCTTAAAAGCCATGCTGATAAACAGCCCGGAACCCACAGGAAGAATGCCTGTTAACATGGTCTGCGGAAAAATAAAATGCGTTCCATGTTCATAGGTCATGAGAACTACACTGTTATCCGCGTCCCTTTCTTTCAGCCTGTTTTCCATTCTACGAATGTATTTACAGGTATCCCAAAGTACATCATCCTCCGCACCAATCAGCAGAATGCGACCCTTTATATTCTCCACCTTTATTTTCTCGGCTTCCTGCACGGGATGCCTTTTCTCCGATTCATCGAACAAATCGCGACTGGCAACCATCGCGCCACGCCGTTTGGTTTCCTCAGATATTTTCTGCCAGTATTCCGGATGGCGATACGCATAGGGCAGATAAGGAAGCGGCTTACCGTGATATGAAACAGATGACTCTCCGTCTCCCGGACGTTCGTGAGCCCCGTCTTTCCCATCCTGATAAAAACCTTCCATCACAAAATCAGAAGGAGAAATGGCTATCGTAAGCGTTATTTCCGAAAAGTATGACGCTGCGACAAGCGCAAGCATACCAGTTGTCGAGGCACCCATAATACCGATTTCTTCATTGCCCATCGTCTTCAGAAATGCAAGTGCCTTCTCAAAACGTTCGAGTGGATAGTTATGGTGACCGTAATCTTTTGGGGCCGGTGACATTGTGAGGACGTTCAGACCTTTCTTTTGAAGCCATTTGACGCCACCCTTTGCCATCATGTCTTTTGTATCATCACCAAGCATGGCAATCATGCAATATTTACTGCCGTTCGGATTCGGCCAGTATACGCCGTTATATCCATCTTTCTCTATTGTTTTGATTTCTTTCTTCATGGGAAAGTTTCTCCTCTTCAACTTCAAATTTGTTTATCTATATTGACTAATATTATAGCATTTTTTTCGATATTTTTCTACTGTCATATTTCTCTACTCACTACTATTTACCCTTTGAATGTATAACTTTGAACATTTTATCTTGAAATGTTTCCTTACTCTTTTTATCAAAATATATCTCTGTTACAAAGGTCTTTCCATTTATCTTTTTTGTAAGAATGCCATCAGGCTTTTGATGTTCTTCTGTCTGTATTTCTTTAATATCTGTTTTCTCATTTTCTGCCATTTAGTTCCTCCTTTCGACTTGCACAAAAAAAGATTTCCTGTGATTAGGAAACCTCTTTTGCGATTGGTTGATATTTAATTTTAGGTTGTTGCTTGCAATTTCTTTTTTGCTCTATATTCTCTTGCTTTTAATTTTTCATACTCTCGGCACTTTTCAAGATTATTAGCTCGGTATTCTTTGTAATATGCTCTACGATATGCTCGTGCTTTTTCTTTCTTTGCTTCTTCTATTTCTTCTCTCATTTGTAGCATTTCTTGTTCTGTCGGCTCTATCTGTTTTGTAAGTTCATTTTCAAATTTTCCGATATAGTTAAAATAAACTTCTATTCGCTGAACAACATATCTTGCTCTTTTTACATCTCTTTCATGCACTACGATTTTACTGATAAACTCATTGATAATGGTTGGGGTAAGTTCTTCAAAGTTGGAATAGCTTTCTGCAAGTCTGATAAATTTCTTTGCTCTTTGATTTGCATTTTCGCATTCGGATAAGCGTTCTTTGATTTCTTCTTTTTCTGCTTTTAAGGTGTAGTATTCTTCTGCATACTTTCTTGATAACTGTTCATAGCGTTCTGTATCCATATTTCCAAGTGCATTATCT is from Treponema denticola and encodes:
- a CDS encoding class I SAM-dependent methyltransferase; this translates as MNNYIKLNEDRWNNVKNDYTEPLTHEELEEVRNNSISVALTVGKKVPKEWFEKANGKKILGLACGGGQQGLVFAIKGYDVTIMDFSKSQLQRDDMVAKREGLKINTVQGDMTKPFPFENETFDIIFNPVSNVYIEDLENMYKEASRVLKKGGLLMVGFMNPWIYMYDADIVWDKPDEELLLKFSIPFNSKELEEEGKITINPEYGYEFSHTLETQIRGQLKNGLAMIDFYESCDKRNRLSRYGNDYIATLCIKL
- a CDS encoding DUF3847 domain-containing protein, with the translated sequence MKNIEEKILMADEEIKQLQNKRKKLISQQKQEERKKRDKRIYEKGAVFESIFTESKNLTKDEFYQLITSQRNKDEINLKNHRE
- a CDS encoding acyl-CoA thioester hydrolase/BAAT C-terminal domain-containing protein, whose protein sequence is MKKEIKTIEKDGYNGVYWPNPNGSKYCMIAMLGDDTKDMMAKGGVKWLQKKGLNVLTMSPAPKDYGHHNYPLERFEKALAFLKTMGNEEIGIMGASTTGMLALVAASYFSEITLTIAISPSDFVMEGFYQDGKDGAHERPGDGESSVSYHGKPLPYLPYAYRHPEYWQKISEETKRRGAMVASRDLFDESEKRHPVQEAEKIKVENIKGRILLIGAEDDVLWDTCKYIRRMENRLKERDADNSVVLMTYEHGTHFIFPQTMLTGILPVGSGLFISMAFKEAKQYPKECKQTRIEVDERLSEELKQWINSAR
- a CDS encoding transposon-encoded TnpW family protein; translated protein: MAENEKTDIKEIQTEEHQKPDGILTKKINGKTFVTEIYFDKKSKETFQDKMFKVIHSKGK